The window TTTCTCAAAACCACTATCTCCAGAAGAGTATGAAAAGTTTTTTAAAAAATGGGCCTGATTAAAAAATAATAAAAAAGACCTCACTTGAGAGAGGTCTTTTTTTACTTGTTATTTGGGGTAAATCATATTTTCTTCTTTTATATTAGTTAAAACTTCTTCTAAAAACTTTTTTGCTTCAAATTTTGCCATGGGAAGATTCATATCCAAGTAATTTCCACAGTCTCTGGCAGTGGCTCCTGGGATATCCCCCTCAAAATCAGCTATAAACTGGAACATCTCAGTAATAATAGGAAGTACGTCTAAAGGGTTAAGATCACCCTTGAAAATAACATATACTCCTGTTCTGCAGCCCATTGGACCGAAGTAAACAGTTTTTTCATCCCAGACCTCGTGGTTTCTTAGGAATGTGGCAGCTAAGTGTTCTATAGTATGGAGTTCTCCGTTGTTGATAACGGGTTCTAAGTTTGGCCTTTTCATTCTTATATCAAAAGTTGTAAGTATATGTTCATTTGCAACGACATCTTTTCTAGAAACATAGACTCCTCTTAAGAGATCAATATGGTTTACTGTGAAACTTGCAATTTTTTTCATCGGCTACCTCCTTGAAAATATATGATGTTATTATATCACAGAAACAGTCATAAAGTAATATTAAAAGGAGAGCTAAGACATTCTTGATAGGAAGCTATTTTCTTTTCAAGATTTTTTCATTTTGATAGATTGATTTTATCAGAAAAATATCTACTATAATATTATTACTACTTGTTATAAATCTATTTTTATTGGTATAATTATTTTTTAAAGTAATGACTGAATTATTGTAAAACCAAAGTATTAAAGATTAAAAAATAAGTACTGAGATAATATAGTGAAATTTAAATGGAGGTAGAAATGGCAAAAGTTCATCTGAAAAAACTGGAAAAGATCTATCCAAATGGATTTAAGGCTGTTCATGGGATAGAACTTGAAATAAAAGACGGTGAGTTTATGGTCTTTGTGGGACCCTCTGGATGTGCTAAGTCCACTATACTTAGAATGGTAGCTGGATTAGAGGAGGTCAGTGGTGGTGAGCTGTGGATAGGGGACAGAATAGTGAATAATATAGCTCCTAAAAACAGGGAAGTTGCAATGGTTTTTCAAAATTATGCCCTTTATCCCCACATGACGGCATACGAAAATATGGCCTTTGGATTAAAATTGAAAAAAACTTCTAAAAAAGAGATAGATAACAGGGTGAGACAGGCAGCTGAAAAACTAGAGATAAGCTCTTTGTTAGAAAGAAAGCCTAAGGAGATGTCAGGGGGTCAGAGGCAAAGGGTAGCAGTAGGAAG is drawn from Ilyobacter polytropus DSM 2926 and contains these coding sequences:
- a CDS encoding S-ribosylhomocysteine lyase, which encodes MKKIASFTVNHIDLLRGVYVSRKDVVANEHILTTFDIRMKRPNLEPVINNGELHTIEHLAATFLRNHEVWDEKTVYFGPMGCRTGVYVIFKGDLNPLDVLPIITEMFQFIADFEGDIPGATARDCGNYLDMNLPMAKFEAKKFLEEVLTNIKEENMIYPK